The Primulina eburnea isolate SZY01 chromosome 8, ASM2296580v1, whole genome shotgun sequence genome contains a region encoding:
- the LOC140838784 gene encoding uncharacterized protein — protein sequence MGGKEDGWGGWPPAPSGAPPYLQDDDWTHFDNSVNAVSFGFVATAILISMFLVMAIFEKFLRTTPPGDTAAGGRRLQSDIEAQNRAGGFNAKLGYSSPKMSLNAKEVSVLMPGDTVPKYIAQPAPIPCPPERIPWPSHQRLTNLHDHPEPA from the exons ATGGGTGGGAAAGAAGATGGGTGGGGAGGCTGGCCCCCGGCGCCGAGTGGTGCGCCGCCGTACTTGCAGGATGACGATTGGACTCACTTTGACAACTCTGTCAACGCTGTTTCGTTTGGGTTTGTGGCCACTGCTATTCTCATTTCGATGTTTCTTGTTATGGCCATCTTTGAGAAGTTTCTCAGAACTACCCCGCCGGGGGACACGGCTGCCGGTGGACGCCGGTTACAGTCCGACATCGAAGCTCAGAATCGTGCTGGTGGCTTCAATGCGAAGCTTGGTTACTCATCTCCTAAA ATGTCCCTCAATGCCAAAGAAGTTTCGGTACTAATGCCTGGTGACACTGTTCCCAAATACATCGCCCAGCCGGCCCCCATCCCTTGTCCCCCTGAACGGATCCCATGGCCATCGCATCAACGACTAACCAACTTACACGATCATCCCGAGCCGGCTTAA
- the LOC140838947 gene encoding uncharacterized protein: protein MIGLIEKLVGLDLVIPSELSTDILLLSLPTSFDGFVVNFNMNNLEATLEELVNMLTNYEATIKKEKLVLLVGSSYGTKKGAPNKGKKRSAPPKKNKPNKKPYKKANPGPTKPDKSEYVCFHCKKPGHWRRNCEDYLVQKRSGHDVCNYTRVNVWLELEN, encoded by the exons ATGATTGGCCTCATTGAGAAGTTGGTGGGACTCGACTTggttattcctagtgagctCTCGACTGATATTCTCTTACTGTCTTTGCCTACCTCGTTCGATGGATTTGTGGTCAATTTTAATATGAACAATCTTGAGGccacccttgaagagttggtcaatatgCTTACTAATTATGAGGCCACAATTAAAAAGGAAAAGCTTGTTCTTCTAGTGGGTTCTTCGTATGGTACGAAAAAGGGAGCCCCAAATAAAGGCAAGAAGCGTTCTGCCCCTCCaaagaagaacaagcccaaCAAAAAGCCATACAAGAAAGCAAATCCGGGGCCCACAAAGCCTGACAAGTCAGAGTATGTCTGTTTCCACTGCaaaaagcctggacattggaggcgtaattgcgagGATTATCTTGTCCAGAAGCGTTCTGGCCatg atgtttgcaattatacAAGAGTGAATGTTTGGTTGGAACTGGAGAATTAA